The following are encoded in a window of Castanea sativa cultivar Marrone di Chiusa Pesio chromosome 5, ASM4071231v1 genomic DNA:
- the LOC142635261 gene encoding uncharacterized protein LOC142635261 has protein sequence MDAKFGDVLFSYSTNQAPIFNREHYDYWNSQLMTIFIFQDLWDLIEDGFEDPLATRNSSWTDANQKEYKGKLKKNATALRIIQHGEFLGSNKAISVKLQILWRDIDNLTMKETESVKDFNSRVAKIVNQINSYGDTIQEKKLVEKIFWSLPKKFDHIVAAIEESKDLSVLTMYELMGSLEAHEGRMSRFSSQPLE, from the exons ATGGATGCCAAATTTGGAGATGTCTTGTTTTCCTATTCAACAAACCAGGCTCCTATTTTCAATAGAGAACACTATGACTACTGGAACTCTCAATTGATGACCATTTTCATTTTCCAAGATTTATGGGATTTGATTGAAGATGGTTTCGAAGACCCACTAGCAACCAGGAATTCTTCTTGGACTGATGCAAATCAAAAAGAGTACAaaggaaaattgaagaaaaatgctACTGCCTTGAGGATCATTCAACATGGG GAGTTTCTAGGCTCAAATAAAGCCATCTCTGTTAAGcttcaaattttgtggagagacaTTGATAATTTGACAATGAAAGAAACTGAATctgtcaaagatttcaattcAAGAGTTGCTAAGATTGTTAATCAAATCAATAGCTATGGAGATACTATTCAAGAGAAGAAACTTGTTGAGAAGATATTCTGGAGTTTGCCTAAAAAATTTGACCATATAGTAGCAGCAATAGAAGAATCTAAAGACCTATCAGTTCTTACTATGTACGAATTGATGGGGTCTCTTGAAGCACATGAAGGAAGGATGAGCAGATTTTCAAGCCAGCCATTAGAGTAA